A section of the Triticum dicoccoides isolate Atlit2015 ecotype Zavitan chromosome 7A, WEW_v2.0, whole genome shotgun sequence genome encodes:
- the LOC119328187 gene encoding uncharacterized protein LOC119328187 — protein sequence MGTREVYEEKLRSGAHLHRDPTINPGLGSARCPRCLSLLNPATSSGGRDWAITSVLHDATAVTGSGAGAMLSAVHGFNTGIPFVQKHVKGPKWLHLLVGVPPLILFSGASALFGAYALPTFAQLTVTSYYAASSASHYAVSQITRHIEKAHLSGAPDEKA from the exons ATGGGGACGCGGGAGGTGTACGAGGAGAAGCTCCGCAGCGGCGCGCACCTCCACCGCGACCCCACCATCAACCCCGGCCTCGGCTCCGCCCGCTGCCCCCGCTGCCTCTCCCTCCTCAACCCCGCCACCAGCTCC GGAGGGCGCGACTGGGCCATCACCTCCGTCCTGCACGACGCCACCGCCGTG ACTGGTTCTGGCGCCGGCGCGATGCTCAGTGCGGTGCACGGGTTTAATACAG GGATCCCGTttgtccagaagcatgtcaaggggCCCAAGTGGCTGCACTTACTTGTTGGG GTCCCTCCTTTGATCTTATTCTCTGGTGCCAGTGCTTTATTTGGGG CATATGCGCTCCCAACGTTTGCCCAGCTCACTGTGACATCCTATTATGCTGCATCAAGTGCCTCTCACTACGCAGTTTCACAGATCACACGCCACATCGAGAAGGCCCATTTATCTGGCGCTCCTGACGAGAAGGCTTGA